The following are encoded in a window of Candidatus Methanoperedens sp. genomic DNA:
- a CDS encoding glutamate synthase-related protein, with product MNLRQPNANEATQTYNRSKSVSPMSGICTRCLDGCRGNCEIFKSSFRGREVIYPGPFGTITAGADKNYPVDYSHLNIQGYAVGAWGLPEGEEANPDTAIFPRVDTETEYGWDKKVRMKLPIFTGALGSTEIARKNWEHFAVGAAISGITLVCGENVCGIDPGLVLDSSHKIKKSPEMDRRITTYKKYHEGFGEILVQMNVEDTRLGVAEYVSSKHDLDTIELKWGQGAKCIGGEIKVNTIERAVELKKRGYIVTPDPEEPAIKTAYKDGAIKEFERHSRLGFVTKEGFFAEVDRLRDLGFKRVTLKTGAYSMVEAAMAMKYCSEAKIDLLTCDGAPGGTGMSPWPMMEEWGIPTFYFQSLMYEFAEKLSKKGMRVPDLAMAGGFSSEDGVYKALAMGAPYFKAACMGRALMIPGFVGKNIGQWIKDGDLPKTVSEFGSRPEEIFVCYEELAQRFGNDIKNIPLGAVGVYTYAQKFRTGLQQLMAGSRRFRVSAIGRQDVMALTEEASKISGIPYVMNAYRETAEAILDE from the coding sequence ATGAATCTTAGACAACCAAATGCGAATGAGGCGACGCAAACCTATAATCGCTCAAAGAGTGTCTCTCCCATGTCAGGGATATGCACCCGGTGTTTAGACGGATGCCGCGGGAACTGCGAGATATTCAAATCCTCGTTCCGGGGACGCGAAGTCATATATCCGGGTCCCTTCGGGACAATAACTGCGGGCGCAGACAAAAACTACCCGGTAGATTACTCGCATCTGAACATACAGGGCTATGCAGTAGGAGCATGGGGACTTCCTGAAGGCGAGGAAGCAAATCCTGATACTGCGATCTTCCCGAGAGTGGACACGGAGACCGAATACGGCTGGGACAAGAAGGTTCGCATGAAACTGCCGATCTTCACAGGTGCCCTCGGTTCGACTGAAATCGCAAGAAAGAACTGGGAACACTTTGCAGTAGGCGCGGCGATCTCGGGTATCACGCTTGTGTGCGGAGAGAACGTGTGTGGCATCGATCCCGGACTTGTACTTGACAGCAGCCACAAGATAAAAAAATCACCAGAGATGGATCGGAGGATCACCACATACAAGAAATATCATGAAGGTTTTGGTGAGATCCTCGTTCAGATGAACGTTGAAGATACAAGGCTCGGCGTGGCTGAATATGTCTCATCCAAGCATGACCTGGATACAATAGAGCTCAAATGGGGCCAGGGTGCAAAATGCATCGGCGGTGAGATAAAGGTAAATACAATAGAACGGGCAGTAGAACTTAAGAAAAGAGGATATATCGTTACACCAGACCCCGAAGAGCCTGCCATAAAAACAGCTTATAAAGATGGGGCTATAAAAGAGTTCGAGCGCCATTCCAGGCTTGGCTTTGTCACAAAAGAAGGTTTCTTTGCAGAGGTTGACCGTCTCCGCGACCTGGGATTCAAGCGGGTCACATTGAAGACAGGTGCTTATTCCATGGTAGAAGCCGCAATGGCAATGAAATACTGCTCGGAGGCGAAAATAGACCTCCTGACATGCGACGGCGCGCCGGGAGGAACGGGCATGAGTCCATGGCCAATGATGGAAGAGTGGGGCATTCCGACGTTTTATTTCCAGTCGCTGATGTATGAGTTCGCAGAAAAATTGAGCAAAAAGGGAATGAGAGTACCAGACCTTGCCATGGCGGGAGGGTTCTCAAGCGAGGACGGCGTGTACAAAGCACTCGCAATGGGCGCGCCATACTTTAAGGCCGCATGCATGGGAAGGGCATTGATGATACCCGGGTTCGTAGGCAAGAACATCGGTCAATGGATAAAGGACGGAGACCTGCCAAAGACGGTTTCAGAGTTCGGATCCAGGCCAGAGGAGATATTCGTTTGCTATGAGGAACTTGCCCAGCGCTTCGGGAACGACATAAAGAACATCCCGCTGGGAGCAGTTGGCGTTTACACCTATGCACAGAAGTTCAGGACAGGATTGCAGCAGCTCATGGCAGGCTCACGAAGGTTCAGGGTCTCTGCTATCGGGCGCCAGGATGTCATGGCACTTACCGAGGAAGCCTCAAAAATCTCAGGTATACCTTATGTGATGAACGCATACCGAGAGACCGCAGAAGCAATACTCGATGAATGA
- a CDS encoding diadenylate cyclase, producing MAYGKRDISLITGAAFELADKLNASAIITFSEEIPKVPAHIPVLVFTGRKLTMVNEFTRCIEENDKNIYERMQDRTKSAAEDVSDASVIAFINNLLDTKGLVVGITRMKDNDSIIIYDLSTNKAMKKLMECTESAEAPVLRAVLNVSLQIAFQGREGKPFGSAFIIGDSDEVLRRSHQLVLNPFEGQSKDNCDIVNPKSWETVKSFAQLDGVFVITGAGIIRAAGRYLDINAKDLPVEKGLGGRHASAAAITRDTETIAITVSTSGGIIRVFKDGMEMVKIEPDIMLIQ from the coding sequence ATGGCATACGGCAAAAGGGATATCTCATTGATAACAGGTGCGGCTTTTGAATTAGCCGATAAACTCAATGCTTCAGCCATTATTACCTTTTCTGAGGAGATCCCTAAAGTTCCCGCCCATATCCCCGTGCTTGTTTTTACCGGTCGAAAGTTGACAATGGTAAATGAGTTTACAAGGTGTATTGAGGAAAACGATAAAAATATTTATGAGAGGATGCAGGACAGGACAAAAAGCGCCGCTGAAGATGTGAGCGACGCGAGCGTGATCGCTTTTATCAATAATCTACTCGACACCAAAGGTTTAGTCGTTGGAATTACAAGGATGAAAGACAACGATTCTATAATAATCTACGATCTCTCAACAAACAAGGCAATGAAAAAACTCATGGAATGTACAGAAAGTGCAGAGGCTCCGGTGTTGCGTGCTGTCTTGAATGTCTCTCTTCAGATAGCCTTCCAGGGAAGGGAAGGCAAGCCCTTCGGATCCGCTTTTATAATTGGTGATTCAGATGAGGTCTTGCGGCGTTCACATCAACTTGTGCTCAATCCTTTTGAGGGACAGTCAAAAGATAACTGCGACATAGTCAACCCCAAAAGCTGGGAAACTGTTAAAAGTTTTGCCCAGTTGGATGGAGTTTTTGTGATCACGGGGGCTGGAATAATCCGGGCGGCAGGGAGATATCTTGATATCAATGCAAAGGACCTTCCGGTCGAAAAAGGTTTAGGGGGAAGACATGCTTCCGCAGCGGCCATCACGCGGGATACTGAAACGATAGCGATAACGGTTTCTACCAGCGGAGGTATTATCAGGGTCTTCAAGGATGGAATGGAAATGGTTAAGATTGAACCGGACATCATGCTGATACAGTGA
- a CDS encoding DUF4139 domain-containing protein, with translation MLEKIRCVYLGLQSAKLRKIISLIIIGLLLVSLAVVWSGREGKNWNNIEGSATVVSKDGPKIALLSLAKAAGEEKIRSELTVYNQNLALVKEYRTMELNSGNNVIKYVDVASKIDPTSVMFRDPKSENTMVVEQNYEYDLVSSDKLLDKYLDKDITVTSDNESFTGRLLGRSGGIALLTQKGVVVLNDVKKIEYPDAAGLLTKPTLIWQIYTDTSGSREVETTYLTEGMNWKANYIATIDQNDAKANIKGWVTIENNAGTAYPDAKLKLVAGDINRVYVPQYYPQVYAGATATYAVGAPPSGFSEEGLFEYHLYTLQRTTTLNNNEIKQISLLSADNVPARKEYSYDGTRDGEKVKVVLNITNSKENGLGMPLPKGVVRAYKADTDGQLQFLGEDSIDHTPKDEKLRIAVGNAFDIVGNRLVTNVEGLGSNGNRESYSIELKNHKTEDINVTVIEHLNGNWKITKSSEQYKKKDAYTIEFEVNVSKDGTKNIAYTAEIRY, from the coding sequence ATGCTGGAAAAAATAAGGTGCGTCTATCTAGGTCTACAATCTGCGAAACTTCGTAAAATTATCTCTTTGATCATAATCGGATTGCTGCTGGTTTCTCTTGCAGTTGTGTGGAGCGGCCGGGAAGGAAAAAATTGGAATAACATCGAAGGTTCGGCAACTGTGGTTTCAAAGGATGGGCCGAAAATCGCCCTCCTCTCCCTTGCAAAGGCGGCTGGTGAGGAGAAGATAAGGAGCGAATTAACGGTTTATAACCAGAATCTTGCTCTCGTAAAAGAATACAGGACGATGGAGCTCAACAGCGGCAACAATGTCATTAAATACGTCGATGTCGCCTCCAAGATAGACCCAACATCCGTGATGTTCAGGGACCCAAAAAGCGAGAACACTATGGTCGTTGAGCAGAACTATGAATATGACCTTGTCAGCTCGGATAAACTCCTGGATAAATATCTTGATAAAGATATAACAGTCACATCCGACAATGAGTCTTTCACAGGCAGGCTTCTTGGCCGCTCCGGTGGCATAGCGCTTTTGACCCAGAAAGGGGTAGTGGTTCTCAATGATGTAAAGAAAATTGAATATCCCGATGCAGCAGGTCTTCTTACAAAACCCACTCTTATCTGGCAGATATACACTGATACCTCGGGTAGCCGGGAAGTCGAGACAACATATCTCACGGAAGGGATGAACTGGAAGGCAAACTACATCGCAACCATAGACCAGAACGACGCTAAGGCGAACATCAAAGGATGGGTCACCATCGAGAACAATGCGGGAACGGCATATCCGGATGCAAAGCTTAAACTGGTGGCTGGAGACATCAACAGGGTTTATGTTCCACAATACTATCCTCAAGTATACGCGGGGGCTACTGCCACTTATGCGGTAGGGGCACCACCATCAGGTTTCAGTGAAGAAGGACTCTTTGAATACCACCTGTATACACTGCAGCGAACTACGACCCTGAACAACAATGAGATTAAACAAATTTCTCTTCTCAGCGCGGATAATGTACCTGCGAGGAAAGAGTATTCTTATGATGGCACGAGGGATGGAGAGAAAGTAAAGGTAGTGCTTAACATTACCAACTCAAAAGAAAATGGCCTGGGCATGCCGCTACCAAAGGGCGTGGTCAGGGCATATAAGGCTGACACTGACGGCCAGCTACAGTTCTTAGGGGAGGACAGCATCGACCATACGCCAAAGGATGAGAAATTAAGGATTGCTGTGGGCAATGCCTTCGATATCGTAGGCAATCGCCTTGTGACAAATGTAGAAGGCCTTGGTAGCAATGGGAACAGGGAGAGTTACAGCATCGAACTGAAGAACCATAAGACTGAGGATATTAATGTAACAGTGATCGAGCACCTCAATGGCAACTGGAAGATAACGAAATCTTCGGAGCAGTACAAAAAGAAAGATGCCTACACCATCGAATTCGAGGTTAACGTTTCAAAGGATGGTACTAAAAACATAGCTTACACCGCTGAGATCAGGTATTGA
- a CDS encoding ABC transporter substrate-binding protein codes for MKVTRRKFVGMCAKAGILASGIGLAGCLQKPPIELNATAAPKLKGNFIDGASGGDAETVNWILAGDATSFSYIGLTMDGLGTYDNKFNFLLRWLKKDVEVSDDGLIYTLTIRDDLEWSDGNQVTSDDFVYTMKNLMFADWMAYTYAGDWQEEVDGKNVFIMPRIENETTFSITRKTAYPEFLYTVYGLLAYPKHIVSKYAGNIKEFTQASELNNLSYTGNLGPYRFKEWIRSDKFVAERNPDYYLGKDEGEPYFETYTVKLFGTSAARHAAMEAGDVTSTLIEPEQARKFKEMKGIAVYTVPTKQYQIMQYNMRDNGWPGLKDKRIRQAISMAVSKDAIINQIRLGFGEPAFSFIPEVSPWYAEDGLMKFGVGDLYDKNKSRELFLEAGYGVKKEGKIELRNKDGSQINLKLVTNTGSKVAESTAFLVKQELGELGIDVEIKLVPWETELRKYFMTKVPGSDQEPRPNNGPKAISEETWDFILSGQGVDPLAPSNSWVWFSSNGGQNSYGYSNKKIDDLFAKVRTKEALGKDVRKEIYNEISRILSEDQPVNFMNFPTMNYAYDSRVKGIDPGISIGYNYNEWYFKS; via the coding sequence ATGAAGGTAACTAGAAGGAAGTTTGTGGGAATGTGCGCGAAGGCAGGCATTCTGGCTTCAGGTATCGGGCTTGCAGGATGTCTTCAAAAACCACCGATTGAGCTGAATGCTACAGCTGCCCCAAAGCTCAAAGGTAATTTCATCGACGGGGCATCGGGCGGGGATGCAGAGACTGTTAACTGGATACTGGCCGGAGATGCCACTTCTTTTAGTTATATAGGCCTCACTATGGATGGGCTTGGAACTTACGACAACAAGTTCAATTTCCTGCTCAGGTGGCTTAAAAAAGATGTTGAAGTCTCGGATGATGGTCTGATTTATACGCTGACGATCAGGGATGACCTTGAATGGAGCGACGGAAATCAGGTGACTTCGGATGACTTTGTCTATACCATGAAGAACCTGATGTTCGCTGACTGGATGGCATATACCTATGCGGGAGACTGGCAGGAAGAAGTGGATGGTAAGAATGTTTTCATAATGCCAAGAATCGAGAATGAGACAACTTTCAGCATCACAAGGAAAACCGCATACCCGGAATTTCTATACACTGTATATGGTTTATTGGCGTATCCGAAACATATCGTATCAAAATATGCAGGTAATATTAAAGAATTTACGCAGGCATCTGAACTTAATAATCTCTCATATACGGGGAATTTAGGGCCTTACCGTTTTAAGGAATGGATACGAAGTGATAAATTTGTAGCTGAGCGAAATCCTGACTATTATCTGGGCAAGGATGAGGGCGAACCGTATTTTGAGACTTACACTGTAAAGCTTTTTGGCACATCTGCAGCAAGACATGCTGCCATGGAAGCCGGTGATGTTACTTCTACATTAATTGAACCTGAACAGGCAAGGAAATTTAAGGAGATGAAAGGCATAGCAGTCTATACAGTTCCGACAAAACAATACCAGATAATGCAGTACAATATGCGGGATAATGGTTGGCCTGGGTTGAAAGACAAAAGGATAAGGCAGGCCATTTCAATGGCTGTAAGCAAAGACGCAATAATCAACCAAATACGCCTAGGTTTTGGTGAGCCAGCATTCAGTTTTATACCGGAAGTCTCCCCATGGTATGCCGAAGATGGCCTCATGAAATTTGGAGTCGGAGACCTTTATGATAAGAATAAATCCAGAGAACTTTTCCTTGAAGCAGGTTACGGCGTAAAAAAAGAAGGAAAGATTGAATTGCGAAATAAAGATGGAAGCCAGATAAATTTAAAACTCGTGACCAATACCGGAAGCAAAGTGGCTGAATCTACGGCTTTCCTTGTCAAACAAGAACTTGGAGAGCTGGGAATAGATGTTGAAATTAAGCTTGTCCCATGGGAAACCGAGCTTCGGAAATATTTCATGACCAAAGTACCAGGAAGTGATCAGGAGCCAAGACCTAATAACGGGCCAAAGGCCATAAGCGAGGAGACTTGGGATTTCATTTTATCTGGTCAAGGAGTTGACCCACTTGCGCCTTCTAATAGTTGGGTCTGGTTTTCTTCGAATGGCGGTCAAAATAGCTATGGTTATTCAAATAAGAAAATTGATGATTTGTTTGCGAAAGTCCGCACTAAGGAAGCACTTGGAAAAGATGTCAGGAAGGAGATATATAACGAAATATCCCGCATATTATCAGAGGATCAGCCTGTCAACTTTATGAATTTTCCTACAATGAATTATGCTTATGACTCCAGAGTGAAAGGAATTGACCCTGGTATATCCATAGGTTATAATTATAATGAATGGTACTTTAAGTCTTGA
- the pdxT gene encoding pyridoxal 5'-phosphate synthase glutaminase subunit PdxT, translating into MRIGVIAIQGNVEEHVSAIMEASKQAKRKVEVIKIKHKGSVPACDALIIPGGESTTIGRLMEREGISSEIKKAAHAGIPIMGTCAGLVLLAKLGDEQVEKTKQNLLGLMDTRICRNAFGRQRESFEALVEFKGLDSPFNAIFIRAPCITEAGKDVEILSKHNGIIVAARQKNIIALAFHPELAGDLRIHHYFLKMMDS; encoded by the coding sequence ATGCGTATCGGTGTTATTGCGATCCAGGGAAACGTGGAAGAGCACGTCAGCGCAATCATGGAAGCTTCGAAGCAGGCAAAAAGAAAAGTAGAGGTCATAAAGATAAAACACAAAGGATCAGTTCCAGCATGCGATGCCCTCATTATCCCCGGAGGGGAGAGCACAACTATTGGCAGGCTTATGGAGCGGGAAGGGATATCCTCGGAGATAAAAAAGGCGGCTCATGCCGGAATCCCTATAATGGGAACATGTGCGGGACTTGTATTGCTTGCAAAACTGGGTGATGAACAGGTAGAAAAGACAAAGCAGAATCTTCTCGGTCTGATGGATACAAGAATTTGCAGGAACGCTTTCGGGAGGCAGAGAGAGTCGTTTGAAGCTCTGGTTGAGTTTAAAGGCCTTGATTCACCATTCAATGCGATTTTCATAAGGGCCCCCTGTATCACAGAAGCTGGCAAAGATGTGGAAATCCTGTCAAAACACAACGGTATAATCGTTGCTGCAAGGCAGAAAAATATAATTGCTCTGGCGTTTCATCCCGAATTGGCAGGAGATCTGAGAATACACCATTATTTTTTGAAAATGATGGATAGCTAA
- a CDS encoding DUF5803 family protein, giving the protein MKSRLIMILLAVLFAGCVNPEFKAGTPGEYELPGLNNTTIFYANISSVQVVDNVINVTSVRFPIGETGEMTFENPVAVDYSGKNISFNVSKETILGRSYANFDFKYPFSGFVAFSQPDGQDFTRMLTKNGSVRIVLPVNYTTGSRFLGIAYPEPDNITRDASGREVLIWKNPYPEHTSISVKYYDKTAPAMLIYLFVLLILAATMAMGYNYLTLRSLKKKRERMEKGIK; this is encoded by the coding sequence ATGAAGTCTCGTTTGATCATGATTTTGCTTGCCGTTCTTTTCGCAGGATGCGTTAACCCGGAGTTCAAGGCCGGAACCCCTGGCGAATATGAACTCCCCGGCCTCAACAATACAACTATTTTTTATGCAAACATTTCATCAGTGCAGGTTGTGGATAATGTGATCAACGTAACATCGGTCAGATTCCCCATCGGGGAAACCGGCGAAATGACCTTCGAAAATCCTGTTGCAGTGGATTATTCAGGGAAGAACATCAGTTTTAATGTCTCAAAGGAAACCATCCTTGGACGGAGTTATGCAAATTTTGATTTCAAATATCCTTTCTCAGGATTCGTGGCATTTTCCCAGCCCGATGGCCAGGATTTCACACGCATGCTCACAAAAAATGGAAGCGTCCGCATCGTCCTGCCAGTGAATTACACCACAGGTTCAAGGTTCCTTGGTATTGCATATCCAGAACCGGATAACATCACCCGGGATGCATCGGGAAGGGAGGTGCTTATCTGGAAAAATCCGTATCCCGAGCATACATCAATATCTGTAAAGTATTACGATAAAACTGCTCCAGCAATGCTTATCTATCTTTTTGTTCTCCTTATCCTGGCAGCGACAATGGCTATGGGTTATAATTATCTGACCCTTCGTTCCCTGAAGAAAAAACGCGAACGTATGGAAAAGGGTATTAAGTAA
- a CDS encoding class I SAM-dependent methyltransferase: protein MAHKFNPQNAGILDSPDRIRILNPESILDRLTRDMILVDLGCGTGYFSIPASMKVKKVFALDVQQEMLDSLGDKIKKENITNIETILSGESSIPLPDNSAHVLLMVNVFHELEDREAILREGRRILFSGGKLMIIDWKKMQMDFGPPVEERLTPDEIISICKDNGFELKEESDAGPYNYLLVFEKPGKRIEETEDKHFHGERKQYSDIDDLIKKTLEDRKKRRSQQLKH, encoded by the coding sequence ATGGCTCATAAATTCAATCCGCAGAATGCGGGAATACTCGACAGCCCGGATAGAATCCGGATTTTAAATCCCGAAAGCATTCTGGATAGGCTTACCAGGGATATGATTCTTGTCGATCTTGGCTGCGGAACGGGTTATTTTTCGATACCCGCATCCATGAAGGTCAAAAAGGTGTTTGCTCTCGATGTCCAGCAGGAGATGCTGGATAGCCTCGGTGATAAGATAAAAAAAGAGAACATCACGAACATTGAGACCATTCTTTCAGGAGAATCCTCCATCCCGCTGCCCGATAATTCCGCGCATGTTCTGCTCATGGTAAATGTATTCCATGAACTTGAAGACAGGGAAGCCATATTGAGAGAAGGAAGACGCATCCTTTTCAGCGGGGGAAAGCTGATGATCATCGACTGGAAGAAAATGCAAATGGATTTCGGGCCGCCTGTCGAAGAGCGGCTTACCCCGGATGAAATTATTTCGATCTGCAAAGATAATGGTTTTGAACTCAAAGAAGAATCGGATGCGGGACCTTATAATTACCTGCTGGTTTTTGAAAAACCAGGGAAGAGGATCGAAGAGACAGAGGATAAGCATTTTCATGGAGAGCGGAAGCAGTACAGCGATATTGATGACCTGATCAAGAAAACGCTTGAGGACAGGAAAAAGAGGCGGTCTCAGCAGCTGAAGCATTAA
- a CDS encoding bifunctional aconitate hydratase 2/2-methylisocitrate dehydratase encodes MLEAYLQHIAKRQELGIPPLPLNAEQARALSNLVFDPPSGYEKLVLKLLKDNIPPGVDPAALEKAKLLRLIALGERRSVIVSPRDAVEMLGMMKGGYNLETLIELLEDDELGETAALALSNTILVFGFFDKIKELSHTNNRAMKVLESWARADWFMCKSGFPDFFKVTVFKVQGEVNTDDLSPASHAGTRPDIPLHALSMLESLYPKALPEISELKKKGHPVAFVADVVGTGSSRKSAMNSLLWWIGKDIPGVPNKRNGGVIIGGQIAPIFFNTARDSGAIPIRCEVSALKTGMVITIDFSKGRILDEKSQEIVKFNLEPETLPDEYRAGGRLALIIGKDLTRKAQEATGKLYEVFIKPKEPEPSEKGYTLAQKIVGRACGLDGVRPGQSCLPKITTVGSQDTTGPMTADEIMELVCLEFEAPLVMQSFCHTAAYPTQEDRMMHIELARFFRERGGVVLRPGDGIIHSWLNRMILPDTVGTGGDSHTRFPIGISFPAGSGLVAFAAALGIMPLDMPQSVLVRFRGKLRKGIFLRDAVNAIPYFAEKHGKLTIEKKNKKNVFNGRIIEMEGIPDLTVEQAFELTDASAERSAEAAVIALSKEQVSRFLRTDISILGSLLSEGYTSAALEKRILAMEEWLTNPVLLEKDADAEYADILEIDLSEIIEPLIACPNDPDHIKPLSKVGGEKIDEVFIGSCMTGLDHFQKAAALIYREGRISSKLWIAPPTRLVEKRLKENGDYERLKGLGARMEIPGCSLCMGNQARVADNSVVFSTSTRNFDNRMGKNAKVYLGSAELAAITAALGRIPSPGEYFDLLK; translated from the coding sequence ATGCTTGAAGCTTATCTGCAACATATTGCGAAAAGGCAGGAACTGGGCATTCCCCCCTTGCCTTTAAATGCCGAACAGGCCAGGGCTCTTTCAAATCTGGTTTTTGATCCCCCATCCGGATATGAAAAACTTGTATTAAAACTGCTTAAGGATAACATTCCTCCAGGCGTAGATCCCGCAGCGCTTGAAAAAGCAAAACTTTTGAGACTCATTGCACTGGGCGAGCGGCGATCAGTGATAGTCTCTCCCCGAGATGCCGTTGAGATGCTGGGCATGATGAAGGGTGGATACAATCTTGAGACGCTTATCGAATTGCTCGAGGATGATGAACTCGGCGAAACAGCGGCTCTTGCTCTCTCCAACACGATCCTTGTGTTTGGGTTCTTTGATAAAATAAAGGAGCTTTCGCATACGAATAACCGCGCCATGAAGGTTCTAGAGAGCTGGGCAAGGGCAGACTGGTTCATGTGTAAATCCGGATTTCCTGACTTTTTTAAGGTAACGGTATTCAAGGTGCAGGGCGAGGTCAATACAGATGATCTTTCTCCCGCATCGCACGCGGGCACGCGCCCCGACATACCCCTTCATGCCCTTTCCATGCTTGAATCCCTTTATCCGAAAGCGCTTCCGGAAATAAGTGAACTCAAAAAGAAGGGGCACCCTGTGGCTTTTGTTGCTGACGTTGTTGGAACAGGAAGCAGCAGGAAATCGGCCATGAACTCTCTTCTTTGGTGGATCGGCAAGGATATTCCCGGGGTCCCGAACAAAAGAAACGGAGGGGTGATAATCGGAGGCCAGATAGCCCCGATTTTCTTTAACACGGCGCGCGACAGCGGCGCCATTCCAATAAGGTGCGAGGTGTCGGCATTGAAAACCGGCATGGTGATCACGATTGATTTTTCGAAGGGGAGGATACTTGATGAAAAATCGCAAGAGATCGTAAAATTTAATCTTGAGCCGGAGACACTGCCCGATGAATACAGGGCAGGGGGGAGGCTTGCGCTGATAATTGGAAAGGACCTGACCCGGAAGGCACAGGAAGCGACAGGAAAGCTATACGAGGTGTTCATTAAACCCAAGGAACCTGAGCCCTCAGAAAAAGGTTACACCCTTGCCCAGAAAATCGTGGGCAGGGCATGCGGACTGGATGGTGTTCGGCCTGGTCAATCATGTCTCCCCAAGATCACAACCGTAGGTTCCCAGGACACTACAGGCCCCATGACCGCAGATGAGATAATGGAGCTTGTCTGCCTCGAATTCGAAGCACCTTTAGTCATGCAGTCCTTCTGCCATACCGCAGCCTACCCCACACAGGAGGACAGGATGATGCACATTGAACTTGCCCGATTTTTCAGGGAAAGGGGCGGCGTTGTGCTGAGACCCGGGGACGGAATTATCCATTCCTGGCTGAACCGGATGATCCTTCCTGACACCGTGGGGACGGGAGGCGATAGTCACACCCGTTTCCCGATAGGGATATCTTTTCCCGCTGGAAGCGGTCTTGTGGCATTTGCCGCTGCTCTTGGCATAATGCCACTGGATATGCCCCAAAGTGTGCTTGTCCGGTTCAGGGGAAAACTCAGGAAAGGTATTTTTCTGCGCGATGCCGTCAATGCCATACCGTATTTTGCAGAAAAGCATGGGAAACTTACGATAGAAAAAAAGAATAAAAAGAATGTCTTCAATGGCAGGATAATTGAGATGGAAGGTATTCCCGATCTCACTGTGGAGCAGGCATTTGAACTCACGGATGCCTCCGCCGAGCGCTCAGCCGAAGCTGCAGTAATAGCCCTGTCAAAAGAGCAGGTTTCCCGATTCCTGAGAACCGATATTTCCATTCTAGGATCGCTCTTGAGCGAGGGGTACACATCGGCAGCACTGGAGAAGAGGATTCTTGCGATGGAGGAGTGGCTGACCAATCCGGTTCTTTTGGAGAAAGATGCGGATGCAGAGTACGCAGATATCCTGGAAATCGACCTGTCTGAGATAATCGAACCCCTTATCGCATGTCCCAACGACCCGGATCACATAAAACCTCTCTCAAAGGTCGGGGGGGAAAAAATCGACGAGGTTTTCATAGGTTCATGTATGACCGGTCTTGATCATTTCCAGAAAGCAGCCGCATTGATCTACAGGGAGGGTAGGATTTCATCAAAACTGTGGATAGCCCCGCCAACAAGGCTCGTTGAAAAGCGGCTGAAAGAGAATGGAGATTATGAGAGATTGAAAGGACTCGGGGCGAGGATGGAGATCCCTGGATGCAGCCTGTGCATGGGCAATCAGGCAAGAGTGGCTGATAATTCAGTCGTGTTCTCAACGAGCACCCGCAACTTTGACAACCGTATGGGTAAGAATGCAAAGGTTTATCTCGGGTCAGCGGAACTTGCCGCAATAACCGCTGCGCTTGGAAGGATTCCTTCACCTGGGGAGTATTTCGACCTGTTAAAATAG